The DNA region CGCCGCCTTGGCAATCCGGTTGGGCAAGACGCCCCCCGAGGCCAGCGTCAGTTCGGAAAACAACGTCATGATTCGCCTCTTGTCAGAAGATTTGGACAATCCTTAACCTTTGAGTTAACTTTAAGGTCAATCGTCAAAATCGCAGGGCACATATGCGGATCGGAGAGCTTGCAGCACGCAGTGGACTGGCCACGTCCCGGATCCGCTTTTACGAGAGCATCGGTCTTTTGCAGGCTGATCGCCGCCCGAACGGCTACCGCAGCTATTCCCGCGACGTTTTGACCATGCTCAATCTGATCGCCTCTGCGCAGAAAGCAGGCTTCAGTCTGGACGAGATCCGCGCGCTTTTGCCGGGGGATCTGAGCAACTGGCAGCATGAGACGCTGATCGTCGCGCTGCGTGCCAAGGTCGATGAAATCGCAGCGATGGAGGCCCGCCTTGCGCAAAGCAAAGCCCATCTGCTCGCGATCATCCGCGAAATCGAGGAGAGC from Paracoccus aminophilus JCM 7686 includes:
- a CDS encoding MerR family transcriptional regulator yields the protein MRIGELAARSGLATSRIRFYESIGLLQADRRPNGYRSYSRDVLTMLNLIASAQKAGFSLDEIRALLPGDLSNWQHETLIVALRAKVDEIAAMEARLAQSKAHLLAIIREIEESPEGVDCAENTQRLLSQIAKGEMGTPSLGRDDLKDRGARRAAS